A single region of the Plantactinospora soyae genome encodes:
- a CDS encoding SigE family RNA polymerase sigma factor, with amino-acid sequence MPTREHEEQFRLFVRQQWGPLTRTAYLLTGDRGTAEDLVQSALEKTHRHWGRILRKDAPEVYVRRAMVNTAISWRRRRRPVEVPLLASDTEPVPDAYARVEQRQQLVLALRQLPRRTQAILVLRYFEDLSEADTARILGCSVGSVKSQASRGLARLRGQLTPAAPPPPVRLQGEPA; translated from the coding sequence GTGCCGACACGCGAACACGAGGAACAGTTTCGACTGTTCGTGCGCCAGCAGTGGGGGCCGTTGACCCGGACGGCCTACCTGCTGACCGGTGACCGGGGCACGGCCGAGGACCTGGTGCAGTCGGCGTTGGAGAAGACCCACCGGCACTGGGGTCGGATCCTGCGCAAGGACGCGCCCGAGGTCTACGTACGCCGGGCGATGGTCAACACCGCGATCAGCTGGCGCCGTCGACGCCGACCGGTCGAGGTGCCGCTGCTGGCGTCGGACACCGAACCGGTGCCCGACGCGTACGCCCGGGTGGAGCAGCGCCAACAACTCGTTCTGGCGCTGCGGCAACTGCCGCGCCGTACCCAGGCGATCCTCGTGCTGCGCTACTTCGAGGACCTCAGCGAGGCGGACACCGCACGCATTCTCGGCTGCTCGGTAGGTTCGGTGAAAAGCCAGGCGTCGCGGGGCCTGGCCCGACTGCGAGGCCAGCTCACCCCGGCCGCTCCGCCCCCACCGGTACGTCTGCAGGGAGAACCAGCATGA
- a CDS encoding DUF397 domain-containing protein — translation MAFCIGRGPSNSNGGNCVEVADELAPGVVGVRDSKDRQGPVLTFDPTAWRAFVRDIAAH, via the coding sequence ATCGCTTTTTGCATAGGAAGGGGCCCCTCCAACTCCAACGGCGGGAACTGTGTCGAGGTCGCGGACGAGTTGGCGCCGGGTGTGGTCGGCGTACGGGACAGCAAGGACCGGCAGGGGCCGGTGCTGACCTTCGATCCGACCGCCTGGCGGGCCTTCGTCCGGGACATCGCCGCACACTGA
- a CDS encoding M14 family zinc carboxypeptidase: MTLSKFPPHFPPKPPNSVLARRLGGVAAAAILLAPLSLLSGTPAGAHPGGPSSPNGCSQDPTARLADVPSPESHLGFPLGVGQERVVTDDEIRSYLTAVDGASDRVITGNLGNSVLGQSMPYAIVSDSSHLRRGELAEIAEDVRALRDPRKLSERKAAETAAKGPAIVWVTGNVHGGEKSGGDAALKTLYELAAGLSCDVRERNDNLVTIIVPTQNPDGRDATRRQNEYGFDLNRDWFARTQPETDAKVELLRTYPPQVFIDAHEMGGREYFFPPNADPIHHEISDESVDWINRIGAANAAGFGYNGACTETVTTECYFNYDTYDMFFMGYGDTVPATGFGAAGMTYEKGSSSAVPDRVQQQFNTQWATIGWASANKREVLSGYYDIWSDALAEGRAGALQPNEVVQPTNEVQFPVPDITVRSYFLLPDRQLGDVRQLVERLRRMDVEVYELTRSVKVPNARIFGGRSARNLTVPEGAYWIPMDQPQKHWIQAIMGEDPYVPFPYFYDVSSWSNPLLMGVQTVYTGDRLSPKAERVRDIDGGRDGGAPRHGSYAYPLDSAAAAELTFALLGAGVELRRDQTTGVVTLPAASLTGTRDKLAESLGVTLTARRTPASGTALALPDVGLYAGTGISTTSGSHGEARYVLGNRWGLDLKPVTTADVNDNTSAFTGRSVLLVPDGSNPTGGLTAAGQANLRAWVAGGGTYLGLRNQGTRMARAAGLTSTTEVAKPADYTVIGSHLRVDVDRSSPVGLGRPAEDFEFNNNDSILSPSTTGTNVLRYPADDRFWLNGYTVHADALKGTVALVDEPTGAGRAVLFAFNPLFRAYNESGLHLVANALLAPRTASASPGARATAPAVPSARASAAAAPQPENLGGEWRPISVQVAAADLDRTRAIVARHTADARINTANGSAYLTIPNPQGLSSDEHPFLRDLVRELRAAGIPLRSVVA; the protein is encoded by the coding sequence ATGACACTTTCGAAGTTCCCCCCGCACTTCCCTCCGAAGCCTCCGAACTCGGTCCTGGCCCGGCGACTGGGCGGTGTGGCCGCCGCCGCGATCCTGCTCGCCCCGCTGTCGCTGCTGTCCGGCACGCCGGCCGGTGCCCACCCCGGCGGCCCGTCCAGCCCGAACGGGTGCAGCCAGGACCCGACGGCCCGGCTGGCCGACGTACCGAGTCCGGAGAGCCATCTGGGCTTCCCGCTCGGGGTCGGCCAGGAACGGGTCGTCACCGACGACGAGATCCGTTCCTACCTGACGGCCGTGGACGGCGCCTCCGACCGGGTGATCACCGGCAACCTCGGCAACAGCGTCCTCGGCCAGTCGATGCCGTACGCGATCGTCTCGGACTCCAGCCACCTCCGCCGCGGTGAGCTGGCCGAGATCGCCGAGGACGTCCGGGCGCTGCGCGACCCGCGCAAGCTGTCCGAGCGGAAGGCGGCCGAGACCGCCGCCAAGGGCCCGGCGATCGTCTGGGTCACCGGCAACGTGCACGGCGGCGAGAAGTCCGGGGGCGACGCCGCGCTCAAGACGCTGTACGAGCTGGCCGCCGGCCTCTCCTGCGACGTACGGGAGCGCAACGACAACCTCGTCACGATCATCGTGCCGACCCAGAACCCGGACGGCCGGGACGCCACCCGGCGGCAGAACGAGTACGGCTTCGACCTGAACCGGGACTGGTTCGCCCGGACCCAGCCGGAGACCGACGCCAAGGTCGAACTGCTCCGGACGTACCCGCCGCAGGTCTTCATCGACGCGCACGAGATGGGCGGCCGGGAGTACTTCTTCCCGCCGAACGCCGACCCGATCCACCACGAGATCTCCGACGAGTCGGTCGACTGGATCAACCGGATCGGCGCGGCGAACGCGGCCGGCTTCGGCTACAACGGCGCCTGCACCGAGACGGTCACCACCGAGTGCTACTTCAACTACGACACCTACGACATGTTCTTCATGGGGTACGGCGACACGGTGCCGGCCACCGGCTTCGGCGCCGCCGGGATGACGTACGAGAAGGGCAGTTCGTCGGCGGTCCCGGACCGGGTGCAGCAGCAGTTCAACACCCAGTGGGCCACCATCGGCTGGGCCTCGGCCAACAAGCGTGAGGTGCTCTCCGGCTACTACGACATCTGGTCCGACGCCCTCGCCGAGGGCCGGGCCGGGGCGTTGCAGCCCAACGAGGTGGTCCAGCCGACCAACGAGGTCCAGTTCCCGGTTCCGGACATCACCGTCCGGTCGTACTTCCTGCTGCCGGATCGGCAGCTCGGTGACGTACGGCAGCTCGTCGAGCGGCTGCGCCGGATGGACGTCGAGGTGTACGAGCTGACCCGTTCGGTGAAGGTGCCGAACGCGCGGATCTTCGGCGGCCGGTCGGCCCGGAACCTGACGGTGCCGGAGGGCGCCTACTGGATCCCGATGGACCAGCCGCAGAAGCACTGGATCCAGGCGATCATGGGCGAGGACCCGTACGTCCCGTTCCCGTACTTCTACGACGTCTCGTCCTGGAGCAATCCGCTGCTGATGGGGGTACAGACGGTCTACACCGGTGACCGGCTCTCCCCGAAGGCGGAACGGGTCCGCGACATCGACGGCGGGCGGGACGGCGGCGCGCCGAGGCACGGCTCGTACGCGTACCCGCTCGACTCCGCGGCGGCGGCCGAACTCACCTTCGCGCTCCTCGGCGCGGGCGTCGAACTGCGCCGGGACCAGACCACCGGCGTCGTCACCCTGCCGGCGGCCAGCCTGACCGGTACCCGCGACAAGCTGGCCGAGTCGCTCGGGGTGACCCTGACCGCTCGCCGTACCCCGGCAAGCGGGACCGCGCTGGCCCTTCCCGACGTCGGCCTGTACGCCGGCACCGGCATCTCCACCACCTCCGGCTCGCACGGCGAGGCCCGGTACGTGCTCGGCAACCGGTGGGGCCTGGACCTCAAGCCGGTGACCACGGCGGACGTCAACGACAACACGTCGGCGTTCACCGGCCGGAGCGTCCTGCTGGTTCCGGACGGCAGCAACCCGACCGGTGGGCTCACCGCCGCCGGGCAGGCCAACCTGCGGGCCTGGGTCGCCGGCGGCGGCACCTACCTCGGGCTGCGTAACCAGGGCACCCGGATGGCCCGGGCGGCCGGACTGACCTCGACGACCGAGGTGGCGAAGCCGGCCGACTACACGGTGATCGGCTCGCACCTGCGGGTCGACGTGGACCGGAGCAGCCCGGTGGGGCTGGGCCGGCCGGCCGAGGACTTCGAGTTCAACAACAACGACTCGATCCTGAGCCCGAGCACGACCGGGACGAACGTGCTGCGGTACCCGGCCGACGACCGGTTCTGGCTCAACGGCTACACCGTGCACGCGGACGCGCTCAAGGGCACGGTGGCGCTGGTCGACGAACCCACCGGCGCGGGCAGGGCGGTGCTGTTCGCGTTCAACCCGCTGTTCCGGGCGTACAACGAGAGTGGCCTGCACCTGGTCGCCAACGCACTGCTGGCACCGCGTACGGCCTCGGCGTCACCGGGGGCGCGGGCGACGGCTCCGGCCGTACCGTCGGCTCGGGCCTCGGCAGCGGCGGCGCCGCAGCCGGAGAACCTGGGCGGTGAATGGCGGCCGATCAGCGTCCAGGTGGCCGCCGCCGACCTCGACCGGACCCGGGCGATCGTCGCCCGGCACACCGCCGACGCCCGGATCAACACGGCAAACGGCTCGGCCTACCTGACCATCCCCAACCCACAGGGCCTGTCGTCGGACGAGCACCCGTTCCTCCGCGACCTGGTACGCGAACTCCGCGCAGCCGGTATTCCGTTGCGCTCCGTCGTCGCGTAA
- a CDS encoding UDP-glucose dehydrogenase family protein, with protein MTIPYPSTQPLPTIPAVTPPSGAARPRLTFLGTGYLGATYAICFAELGYEVIGFDVDAEKIAKLAGGEVPFHEPGLDELLKRNLAAGRLRFSTDIAETAVFGDVHFICVGTPQRADGMGADLSYVEAAVTGLSQHLIRKALIVGKSTVPVGTAEWIEQLVGKHAEADLGVEVAWSPEFLQEGFAVEDVLRPNRIVVGVKTEWANGMLYASHKGVFDLAATEDREVPLVVTDFATAELVKVAANAFLATKISFINAMAEVCEVAGGDVTQLARAIGYDPRIGNRFLQAGVGFGGGCLPKDIRAFQARAQELGAGEALRFLHEVDLINLRRRSRVLQLAAELLGRRYGPAGPDLSGTRVAVLGATFKPNSDDVRDAPSLAVAAALSKAGADVRVYDPQGMGNARRERPELTYEASMNDAVRGADLVCVLTEWADFRNADPIALGELASGRRVVDGRNCLDSGLWTQAGWEYRGMGRP; from the coding sequence GTGACGATCCCGTACCCCAGCACTCAGCCCCTGCCGACGATTCCGGCGGTGACCCCGCCCTCCGGGGCCGCCCGCCCGCGACTGACCTTCCTCGGGACCGGCTACCTGGGCGCGACGTACGCGATCTGCTTCGCCGAACTCGGCTACGAGGTGATCGGGTTCGACGTCGACGCGGAGAAGATCGCCAAGCTGGCCGGCGGCGAGGTGCCGTTCCACGAGCCGGGCCTGGACGAGCTGCTCAAGCGCAACCTGGCGGCCGGTCGGCTCCGGTTCAGCACCGACATCGCCGAGACCGCCGTCTTCGGCGACGTCCACTTCATCTGCGTCGGCACCCCGCAGCGGGCCGACGGGATGGGCGCCGACCTGTCGTACGTCGAGGCGGCGGTGACCGGGCTGTCCCAGCACCTGATCCGCAAGGCCCTGATCGTCGGCAAGTCCACCGTGCCGGTCGGCACCGCCGAGTGGATCGAGCAGCTCGTCGGCAAGCACGCCGAAGCCGATCTCGGCGTCGAGGTCGCCTGGAGCCCCGAGTTCCTCCAGGAGGGCTTCGCCGTCGAGGACGTGCTGCGCCCGAACCGGATCGTGGTGGGCGTCAAGACCGAGTGGGCCAACGGGATGCTCTACGCCTCGCACAAGGGCGTCTTCGACCTCGCCGCCACCGAGGACCGCGAGGTTCCGCTGGTGGTGACCGATTTCGCCACCGCCGAACTGGTCAAGGTGGCCGCCAACGCCTTCCTCGCCACCAAGATCTCGTTCATCAACGCGATGGCCGAGGTCTGCGAGGTCGCCGGCGGGGACGTTACCCAGCTCGCCCGGGCGATCGGCTACGACCCCCGGATCGGCAACCGCTTCCTCCAGGCCGGGGTCGGCTTCGGCGGCGGCTGCCTGCCCAAGGACATCCGGGCCTTCCAGGCTCGGGCCCAGGAACTCGGTGCCGGCGAGGCGCTGCGCTTCCTGCACGAGGTGGACCTGATCAACCTGCGGCGCCGGAGCCGGGTGCTCCAACTCGCCGCCGAACTGCTCGGCCGCCGCTACGGCCCGGCCGGTCCCGACCTTTCCGGCACCCGGGTCGCGGTGCTCGGTGCCACCTTCAAGCCCAACTCCGACGACGTCCGGGACGCCCCGTCACTCGCCGTGGCCGCCGCGTTGTCCAAGGCCGGTGCCGACGTACGCGTGTACGACCCGCAGGGCATGGGGAACGCCCGTCGGGAACGGCCCGAGCTGACGTACGAGGCCAGCATGAACGACGCCGTACGCGGCGCCGACCTGGTCTGCGTACTCACCGAGTGGGCCGACTTCCGCAACGCCGATCCGATCGCGCTGGGCGAGCTGGCCTCGGGTCGCCGAGTGGTCGACGGCCGCAACTGCCTCGACTCAGGACTGTGGACCCAGGCCGGCTGGGAGTACCGGGGCATGGGCCGCCCGTAG
- a CDS encoding SCO7613 C-terminal domain-containing membrane protein, with protein sequence MSTYQCSSCGREIEAAPRCPHCGAEQPERPDDLARIERSIAEMKIREAALAKEQKTIASQMQAALFQRDILGHAADQRRKQSTKPRRVLRRKAGRRSPAAAGPMTPTPPTVTPSSPPPRVPRQPKSGRADRTTPPPPPPPPPPGAEPTWDEDSTARPEASTREVQNILLGLGALLLGIAAVVFAAVALSSLDDFSRVAILVLATVLMLAVPPRLARRGLVATAETVAAVGLLLVPLVGYSLWTVNRFGDSGVPGSLFAGLVFLLTAVVAAAYAGATGLNAPRYAAVLAVQPILPLLAYAWLSGPTGWAVVLTAVAVGNLYLSRLFTDDGRLTGWPARFRFGPAAREFGPAGSEQFRSTGPATRTTGAPERPVRSADRGEPDGSEPPESGAGGPDRPETFPEEADAVLQVDPEQGGPGNRVRTPRARPAPTPFVRELTWTLHALAFTAAVVCAVAALVSADTVPSATRAGTALLLAAVVGLAGALALRQPPLPDIGAAILTLAVIGAAGRIAAVALPGRALVVIAAVIALTGLGVRAVPEAARRGPQLASAAALVVIGVVVAGGALRAAMAPIRAALPVWEADLADYPGTLAAGVGATSWQLAVTAFLLTIAAVLASPPEIRREFAVVGAALTALAMPASLGLPWAAAPWPAVLVAIGIGLVGLSAETRRGALTHAAAAAAVGLAGAAASVVRPGLTAAVLFALAVAGALIAAAPAARFAPLGQSAGLVADWAAGGAAFAFPGAVAAFVAATVRIEATPTVDSVQEATEPVLAASFLAVCAVLCYAAVTQVAHRRISPPLALGTGLGALAVTAAAFGAPGATLADAWVGGLLLVSAVLLVLAPSIDAGRRADRLLDGSDIAAAAVTAALVGTLARIAGIIGEGAELAAAAFLILVVAAGIRAMPADWRRGPVLGIALTGGIVALIAGWTALSGGLRVLATPGRLWEANLADWPVGGAASGWQAPVALVLLAGAAAIALPRPWAYDVAGVCVGLATIGTPAALGLPWWSPIVVGGAVATVYGVTAVVAADPRAGLARATVAAAVAVHAVGASLVRPWTTAIALGVVALIGVVVATLARVVGTLSGPAEEAESWTLPPQTAQIGGLAAGGALFALAGSLAALAASLHWSAEIVVLANLGAASLGVAVVALVRRQVPQYLPYATIGIVGGATATAIAALLAGLPWGVYAAAAVLLGVLAELVRAVTPAPTPLREPIRRWSVMLGGALRRLPEPARTGRWSVSPAVGAMLAATLPTALAVAALAPALVTALVEPYQTLNHIWDGPPASLVDTRSDVVDGGSNVLAALLLTIAAGLAATGFSGGRPARAIPVVLPGAAITLLITPISLGLGWPHSTMAALAVFTLAMLGLALTPPPPDAEVARSLRLTRILVFGIGMAAGGAGLAGALATRQLTLFTLGAAVGVGAVAALGGRTQNARILGWLFASVMAQTFVFTTGLVFGLDPAWSAFGVLAVGAVLLLVAAMLPRLRRPEAMREANTVEWSGYGAALIAAALAYDSPRHIAALLAAWGAVLGMAAVRPYRNPTERRTLFWSAVGCEIVAWWLLMALADVALPEAYTLPFAALALLVGLLELRHRSDLSSWVAYGPALVAAFLPTMVIVMAGNDSAVRQVLLLLGGVATLIFGSNRRQQAPVIIGAVVTALAALRALFTFGPWLVLIPVGLLLLAFGASNENRRRTQERFRAVRGMR encoded by the coding sequence GTGAGTACGTACCAGTGCTCCTCGTGTGGCCGGGAGATCGAGGCGGCTCCACGATGCCCGCACTGCGGGGCCGAGCAGCCGGAACGGCCGGACGACCTGGCCCGGATCGAACGGTCGATCGCGGAGATGAAGATCCGTGAGGCGGCGCTCGCCAAGGAACAGAAGACGATCGCCTCCCAGATGCAGGCGGCACTGTTCCAGCGGGACATCCTGGGGCACGCGGCGGACCAGCGGCGCAAGCAGAGCACCAAGCCACGCCGGGTGCTCCGCCGCAAGGCGGGCCGCCGGAGTCCGGCGGCGGCCGGCCCGATGACCCCGACCCCGCCGACCGTCACGCCCAGCTCGCCGCCGCCCCGGGTACCCCGGCAGCCGAAGAGCGGACGGGCGGACCGGACGACCCCACCGCCCCCGCCACCCCCGCCGCCACCGGGCGCGGAGCCCACCTGGGACGAGGACTCGACGGCCCGACCCGAGGCGTCGACCCGCGAGGTCCAGAACATCCTGCTCGGGCTCGGCGCACTGCTGCTCGGCATCGCGGCGGTGGTCTTCGCCGCCGTGGCCCTCAGTTCACTGGACGATTTCAGCCGGGTCGCCATCCTGGTGCTGGCGACCGTGCTGATGCTGGCCGTTCCGCCCCGGCTGGCCCGGCGCGGCCTGGTCGCCACCGCCGAGACCGTCGCGGCGGTCGGACTGCTCCTGGTGCCGTTGGTCGGGTACTCCCTCTGGACGGTCAACCGGTTCGGCGACAGCGGGGTGCCCGGATCACTCTTCGCGGGGCTGGTCTTCCTGCTCACCGCCGTCGTCGCGGCGGCGTACGCCGGGGCCACCGGCCTGAACGCCCCCCGGTACGCGGCGGTACTCGCCGTCCAGCCGATCCTGCCCCTGCTGGCGTACGCCTGGCTCAGTGGCCCGACCGGCTGGGCCGTGGTGCTGACTGCGGTGGCCGTCGGCAACCTCTACCTCAGCCGGCTGTTCACCGACGACGGTCGGTTGACCGGCTGGCCCGCCCGGTTCCGGTTCGGTCCCGCCGCCCGGGAGTTCGGCCCGGCCGGTTCCGAGCAGTTCCGCTCCACCGGCCCGGCGACCCGGACGACGGGTGCTCCCGAACGGCCTGTCCGGTCCGCCGACCGGGGCGAGCCGGACGGCTCCGAACCACCGGAGTCCGGCGCCGGCGGACCGGACCGACCGGAGACCTTTCCGGAGGAGGCGGACGCGGTCCTCCAGGTCGATCCGGAGCAGGGTGGTCCCGGCAACCGGGTCCGGACCCCCCGGGCCCGCCCGGCGCCGACCCCGTTCGTACGGGAGCTGACCTGGACGCTGCACGCCCTGGCCTTCACCGCCGCCGTGGTGTGCGCGGTCGCCGCGCTGGTCAGCGCCGACACCGTGCCGAGTGCGACCCGGGCCGGCACCGCGCTGTTGCTGGCCGCCGTCGTGGGCCTGGCCGGCGCGCTGGCCCTGCGCCAGCCACCGTTGCCGGACATCGGCGCCGCCATCCTGACCCTGGCCGTGATCGGTGCCGCCGGCCGGATCGCCGCCGTCGCGCTGCCCGGCCGGGCCCTGGTGGTGATCGCCGCCGTCATCGCGCTCACCGGACTCGGCGTACGGGCGGTGCCGGAGGCGGCCCGTCGCGGCCCGCAGCTGGCCTCGGCGGCCGCCCTGGTCGTGATCGGCGTGGTGGTGGCCGGCGGTGCGCTGCGCGCGGCGATGGCACCGATCCGGGCCGCCCTGCCGGTCTGGGAGGCCGACCTCGCCGACTACCCCGGCACGCTCGCCGCCGGGGTGGGCGCCACCTCCTGGCAGCTCGCCGTCACCGCCTTCCTGCTCACCATCGCCGCCGTGCTCGCCTCGCCACCCGAGATACGCCGCGAGTTCGCCGTGGTCGGTGCGGCCCTGACCGCGCTGGCGATGCCGGCCTCGCTCGGCCTGCCCTGGGCGGCGGCTCCCTGGCCGGCGGTACTGGTCGCGATCGGCATCGGTCTGGTCGGTCTCTCCGCCGAGACCCGGCGCGGCGCGCTGACCCACGCCGCCGCCGCGGCCGCGGTCGGGCTCGCCGGAGCCGCCGCCTCGGTGGTCCGCCCCGGCCTGACCGCCGCCGTCCTGTTCGCCCTCGCCGTCGCCGGAGCACTGATCGCGGCGGCGCCGGCCGCCCGGTTCGCCCCGCTGGGCCAGTCGGCCGGGCTGGTCGCCGACTGGGCGGCCGGCGGCGCCGCGTTCGCGTTCCCGGGCGCGGTGGCGGCGTTCGTCGCCGCGACGGTGCGGATCGAGGCGACGCCGACGGTGGACTCCGTCCAGGAGGCCACCGAACCGGTGCTCGCCGCCAGCTTCCTGGCCGTCTGCGCGGTCCTCTGCTACGCCGCCGTCACCCAGGTGGCCCACCGGCGCATCAGCCCGCCGCTGGCCCTCGGCACCGGACTCGGCGCGCTCGCGGTGACGGCGGCGGCCTTCGGCGCGCCCGGCGCCACCCTCGCCGACGCCTGGGTGGGTGGACTGCTCCTGGTCAGCGCGGTACTGCTGGTGCTGGCGCCGTCGATCGACGCCGGCCGGCGGGCCGACCGGTTGCTCGATGGCTCCGACATCGCCGCCGCCGCGGTCACGGCCGCGCTGGTCGGCACGCTGGCCAGGATCGCCGGGATCATCGGTGAGGGTGCCGAACTCGCCGCAGCCGCGTTCCTGATCCTGGTGGTCGCCGCCGGCATCCGGGCCATGCCGGCGGACTGGCGCCGGGGCCCGGTCCTCGGCATCGCGCTGACCGGTGGCATCGTCGCGCTGATCGCCGGCTGGACCGCGCTCAGCGGCGGGCTGCGGGTACTGGCCACTCCCGGCCGGCTCTGGGAAGCCAACCTCGCCGACTGGCCGGTCGGCGGGGCCGCCAGCGGCTGGCAGGCACCGGTCGCCCTGGTGCTGCTGGCCGGAGCCGCCGCGATCGCGCTGCCCCGCCCCTGGGCGTACGACGTGGCCGGCGTCTGTGTCGGGCTCGCCACCATCGGCACCCCGGCGGCGCTCGGGCTGCCCTGGTGGTCCCCGATCGTGGTCGGCGGCGCCGTCGCCACCGTCTACGGGGTGACCGCGGTCGTCGCCGCCGATCCCCGGGCCGGGCTGGCCCGGGCGACCGTCGCCGCCGCGGTCGCCGTACACGCCGTGGGGGCGAGCCTGGTCCGGCCGTGGACCACCGCGATCGCCCTGGGCGTCGTCGCCCTGATCGGTGTCGTCGTCGCCACCCTCGCCCGGGTGGTCGGCACCCTGTCCGGTCCGGCCGAGGAGGCCGAGTCCTGGACGCTGCCGCCACAGACCGCCCAGATCGGCGGGCTCGCCGCCGGTGGCGCCCTGTTCGCGCTCGCCGGCTCGCTCGCCGCGCTCGCCGCCTCACTGCACTGGTCCGCCGAGATCGTCGTCCTCGCCAACCTCGGCGCGGCGAGCCTCGGGGTGGCGGTGGTGGCGCTGGTCCGCCGACAGGTGCCGCAGTACCTGCCGTACGCCACCATCGGCATCGTCGGCGGCGCGACGGCGACCGCGATCGCGGCCCTGCTCGCCGGGCTGCCCTGGGGCGTGTACGCCGCCGCGGCCGTCCTGCTCGGCGTACTCGCCGAACTGGTCCGGGCGGTCACTCCGGCGCCGACGCCGCTCCGTGAGCCGATCCGGCGCTGGTCGGTGATGCTCGGCGGGGCGTTGCGCCGGCTGCCCGAGCCGGCCCGTACCGGCCGTTGGTCGGTCAGTCCCGCCGTCGGGGCGATGCTCGCCGCCACCCTGCCGACCGCGCTGGCCGTCGCCGCGCTCGCCCCGGCCCTGGTCACGGCGTTGGTCGAGCCGTACCAGACCCTCAACCACATCTGGGACGGTCCGCCGGCCTCGCTCGTCGACACCCGCAGCGATGTCGTCGACGGTGGCAGCAACGTCCTGGCGGCGCTGCTGCTGACCATCGCAGCCGGGCTGGCCGCGACCGGGTTCAGCGGGGGCCGGCCGGCCCGGGCGATTCCGGTGGTGCTGCCCGGGGCGGCGATCACGCTGCTCATCACCCCGATCTCGCTCGGCCTGGGCTGGCCGCACAGCACGATGGCCGCGCTCGCGGTCTTCACCCTGGCGATGCTCGGACTGGCGCTGACCCCGCCGCCGCCGGACGCCGAGGTGGCCCGCTCGCTGCGACTCACCCGGATCCTGGTCTTCGGGATCGGGATGGCGGCCGGCGGTGCCGGACTGGCCGGCGCGCTGGCGACCCGGCAACTGACCCTGTTCACCCTGGGCGCGGCGGTGGGCGTCGGTGCGGTCGCCGCGCTGGGCGGTCGGACCCAGAACGCCCGCATCCTCGGCTGGCTCTTCGCCTCCGTGATGGCGCAGACCTTCGTCTTCACCACCGGACTGGTGTTCGGCCTCGACCCGGCGTGGTCCGCGTTCGGGGTACTGGCGGTCGGCGCGGTCCTGCTGCTGGTCGCGGCGATGCTGCCCCGGCTGCGCCGCCCCGAGGCGATGCGCGAGGCGAACACCGTGGAGTGGAGCGGCTACGGGGCCGCGCTCATCGCCGCCGCGCTGGCGTACGACTCGCCCCGGCACATCGCCGCGCTGCTCGCCGCCTGGGGCGCGGTGCTCGGGATGGCGGCCGTACGGCCGTACCGGAACCCGACCGAGCGGCGCACCCTGTTCTGGTCGGCGGTCGGCTGCGAGATCGTCGCCTGGTGGCTGCTGATGGCGCTGGCCGACGTCGCCCTGCCGGAGGCGTACACGCTGCCGTTCGCAGCACTCGCGCTGCTGGTCGGCCTGCTGGAACTCCGGCACCGCTCGGACCTGAGCAGTTGGGTGGCGTACGGCCCGGCGCTGGTGGCGGCGTTCCTGCCGACGATGGTGATCGTGATGGCCGGCAACGACAGCGCGGTGCGTCAGGTGCTGCTGCTGCTCGGCGGGGTGGCGACGCTGATCTTCGGCTCCAACCGCCGGCAGCAGGCTCCGGTGATCATCGGTGCGGTCGTCACGGCACTCGCCGCGCTGCGGGCGCTGTTCACCTTCGGCCCGTGGCTGGTGCTGATCCCGGTCGGTCTGCTGCTGCTGGCGTTCGGCGCGAGCAACGAGAACCGCCGCCGTACCCAGGAGCGCTTCCGCGCCGTACGCGGCATGCGCTGA
- the purE gene encoding 5-(carboxyamino)imidazole ribonucleotide mutase has translation MAPTVGVIMGSDSDWPTMRAAAEALAEFEIGYEVGVISAHRTPVKMIDYAKTAADRGIRVIIAGAGGAAALPGMVAAATPLPVIGVPVALKHLDGLDSLLSIVQMPAGVPVATVSIGNGRNAGLLAVRILAASDETLRNRMSAYQAELEELVARKDAALQEQV, from the coding sequence GTGGCACCCACGGTCGGCGTGATCATGGGGAGTGACTCGGACTGGCCCACGATGCGCGCTGCCGCCGAGGCCCTGGCCGAGTTCGAGATCGGGTACGAGGTAGGTGTCATCTCCGCGCACCGCACCCCGGTCAAGATGATCGACTACGCGAAGACCGCCGCCGATCGGGGCATCCGGGTGATCATCGCTGGTGCGGGCGGTGCCGCGGCCCTGCCGGGCATGGTCGCGGCGGCCACCCCGCTGCCGGTGATCGGCGTTCCGGTGGCCCTCAAGCACCTCGACGGCCTGGACTCGCTGCTCTCGATCGTGCAGATGCCGGCCGGCGTCCCGGTGGCGACCGTCTCGATCGGCAACGGACGCAACGCCGGCCTGCTCGCGGTGCGGATCCTCGCCGCCTCCGACGAGACGCTCCGGAACCGGATGTCGGCGTACCAGGCCGAGCTGGAGGAACTGGTCGCTCGGAAGGACGCCGCACTGCAGGAACAGGTGTAA